A genomic segment from Fundulus heteroclitus isolate FHET01 chromosome 6, MU-UCD_Fhet_4.1, whole genome shotgun sequence encodes:
- the LOC118563443 gene encoding uncharacterized protein LOC118563443, protein MEFPCRRGFFFFVVAVACIICFSPDPKNERKKRFIHSTAMKIWLGDIPNHHVDNLWETYARTVIQQHNKTDCYVCSVMPKSTKQPTLYITPMNTSQAICFAFQFMPAQLMNATTGEIMMEQVCKGVKSSLFSYSDVTGYPTKMKAVMSKGMKHPVCIHSPRGNDTVKVGHAAGCQSTITDLYSDSVFGILPNRTYTSCSTWKPQGNFPTEGGWFLCGGDSIYPSLPLSWSGTCAPVFVSDHTVIISAQAVKDHHSSDRMKRELSSSSVFQPHDPIWGSNIPSEHKHWSTANKMVLSLFPWFGVGKSMLMIETLDYRMKTLVNMTMDINKGQNKQVKCV, encoded by the coding sequence ATGGAGTTCCCATGCAGAAGGGGTTTCTTCTTTTTCGTTGTGGCTGTTGCGtgcattatttgtttcagtCCAGATCCAAAGAATGAGAGGAAAAAGAGGTTCATCCACTCAActgccatgaagatttggctAGGTGATATCCCAAACCACCATGTTGACAACTTATGGGAAACGTATGCAAGAACTGTAATCCAGCAGCATAACAAGACTGATTGCTACGTGTGTTCTGTCATGCCTAAATCTACCAAGCAGCCTACCTTGTACATAACTCCCATGAACACCTCACAGGCTATTTGTTTTGCATTCCAGTTTATGCCTGCTCAGTTAATGAATGCCACAACTGGGGAGATTATGATGGAACAAGTGTGCAAAGGAGTAAAGTCATCACTGTTCTCTTACAGTGATGTCACAGGCTATCCCACCAAGATGAAGGCTGTTATGTCTAAAGGAATGAAACATCCAGTGTGTATTCACTCACCTAGAGGGAACGATACGGTGAAAGTAGGACATGCAGCAGGATGCCAGAGTACCATCACTGACCTTTACTCTGACTCTGTCTTCGGCATCCTCCCTAATAGAACGTACACCAGCTGTTCTACTTGGAAACCACAAGGTAACTTTCCTACAGAGGGTGGCTGGTTCCTGTGTGGAGGAGACAGCATTTACCCATCCCTGCCCCTCAGCTGGTCAGGTACATGTGcacctgtgtttgtttctgaccaCACTGTTATCATCTCAGCTCAAGCTGTGAAGGACCATCATTCCTCTGATAGGATGAAAAGAGaactcagctccagctcagtgttCCAACCCCATGATCCCATATGGGGTTCCAACATTCCCTCTGAACATAAGCACTGGAGCACAGCGAATAAAATGGTACTTTCACTTTTCCCGTGGTTTGGAGTTGGTAaatctatgctgatgattgaGACATTGGACTATAGAATGAAGACTCTGGTGAACATGACGATGGACATCaacaaaggacaaaacaaacaagtgaaatgcgtttaa